One window from the genome of Chroogloeocystis siderophila 5.2 s.c.1 encodes:
- a CDS encoding sedoheptulose 7-phosphate cyclase, giving the protein MSAKWSVKTQLPVHYTVFESFDLFNPENNALLFDGQNSSQKSLRRVVVVDDYVERLHGERIRQYFQYYEIEYRLISLSVSEDNKSMDTVFQVIEELNAFEVSRRSEPVIAIGGGVLMDIVGLAANLFRRGIPYIRVPTTLLGVVDAAIGAKTAVNFQGHKNRIGTFYPPLAAILDTTLLQTLSDRQISNGIAEILKIALVKDAELFELLENYGAAILSSKCQNPEAVPIIRRSVQGMLEDLESNLWEEKLERLVDYGHTFCPTLELKAVPKLLHGEAVAVDMAISVMLAYQRSLVTYQEVERIYNFMRSVRLPLLHPICTPELLYAALQSTTKHRNGLQRFPLTVGIGAAQFFHDITYEEIKTAVKAIAQLEPNAAMQTSL; this is encoded by the coding sequence ATGAGTGCCAAGTGGTCAGTCAAGACACAATTACCAGTTCATTACACTGTATTTGAGAGTTTCGACCTGTTCAATCCTGAAAACAACGCGCTGTTGTTCGATGGGCAAAATTCGAGTCAAAAGTCTTTGCGTCGGGTCGTTGTCGTAGATGACTATGTTGAACGTCTGCACGGAGAACGCATTCGCCAGTATTTTCAGTATTACGAAATCGAATATCGTCTCATTTCACTTTCGGTATCAGAAGACAATAAGTCGATGGATACAGTTTTTCAGGTGATTGAAGAACTGAATGCGTTTGAAGTTTCGCGACGATCCGAACCGGTGATTGCGATCGGTGGTGGCGTATTGATGGATATTGTTGGCTTAGCGGCTAACCTTTTTCGACGGGGAATTCCCTATATTCGCGTTCCGACAACATTACTAGGCGTCGTTGATGCGGCAATCGGTGCCAAAACAGCGGTAAATTTCCAAGGTCATAAAAACCGAATCGGCACATTTTATCCGCCACTTGCCGCAATCCTAGATACAACGCTGTTACAAACACTCAGTGACAGACAAATTAGTAACGGTATTGCAGAGATTCTCAAAATTGCCCTCGTTAAAGATGCAGAATTGTTTGAGCTATTAGAAAATTACGGCGCAGCCATACTAAGTAGCAAGTGCCAAAATCCCGAAGCTGTCCCTATTATTCGGCGATCGGTGCAAGGAATGTTGGAAGATCTAGAATCAAATCTCTGGGAAGAGAAACTTGAAAGACTTGTCGATTACGGTCACACATTCTGTCCGACGCTAGAGTTAAAAGCAGTCCCAAAACTCTTACACGGGGAAGCTGTTGCGGTTGATATGGCAATCTCGGTGATGCTTGCCTATCAAAGAAGTTTAGTCACTTATCAAGAAGTCGAACGCATTTATAATTTTATGCGCAGCGTGCGTTTACCGTTACTGCATCCGATTTGTACTCCCGAATTGCTGTATGCAGCATTACAAAGTACAACAAAACACCGCAACGGACTACAGCGCTTTCCGTTAACCGTAGGAATTGGTGCAGCACAATTTTTCCACGATATTACCTACGAAGAAATCAAAACAGCTGTAAAAGCGATCGCCCAACTCGAACCCAACGCAGCAATGCAAACTTCTTTGTAA
- a CDS encoding O-methyltransferase produces the protein MTTVNETIEYNEQLSQYIRNLFVVEDETLQQIRERPSKEGLPPHDINPEEGRFLQLLVRASNAKSAVEFGTLVGYSSIWIARGLAPEGKLFTFEKEPMCADIAKDNFAKANVAHQIELLCGDAHALVDSIAAQGPFDFVFIDAEKTGYIDYFEWALENTRPGGFIVAHNVFLHRTILDADTTDEGVKAMQMFHKHVATSNRVMSTVFPAGDGTLVAVTA, from the coding sequence ATGACTACAGTCAACGAGACGATCGAATACAACGAGCAACTCAGCCAATATATTCGCAACTTGTTCGTTGTTGAAGATGAAACCTTACAACAAATTCGCGAACGCCCATCCAAAGAGGGCTTACCTCCCCACGATATCAATCCAGAGGAAGGGCGCTTTCTGCAACTACTCGTCCGCGCCAGCAATGCTAAATCCGCAGTAGAATTTGGTACACTTGTCGGATATAGCAGTATTTGGATTGCGCGTGGCTTAGCACCAGAAGGTAAACTGTTTACCTTCGAGAAAGAACCGATGTGCGCGGACATTGCTAAAGACAATTTTGCCAAAGCCAATGTTGCGCACCAGATAGAACTTCTGTGCGGCGACGCGCACGCATTAGTTGATTCGATTGCTGCGCAAGGACCTTTTGATTTCGTATTCATCGATGCCGAAAAAACGGGCTACATCGATTACTTTGAATGGGCATTAGAAAATACTCGTCCTGGCGGGTTTATCGTTGCTCATAATGTATTTCTCCACCGTACTATCCTTGATGCGGATACAACCGATGAAGGAGTGAAAGCGATGCAAATGTTCCACAAACACGTTGCTACTTCTAACCGTGTCATGAGTACTGTATTTCCGGCTGGAGATGGAACGCTTGTAGCGGTAACAGCCTAA
- a CDS encoding ATP-grasp domain-containing protein, protein MQSGQTIRERTFASLKSLGTLTLLLLAFPFSLSVVVGALLWSSLTSLFQKHRVQVKPKRILLTGAKMTKCLTLARSFHAAGHQVFMVETKKYWLSGNQFSNCVEALYTVPAPQHDAEGYIQGLLNIVKQEKIDMFIPVSSPVASYYDSLAKPALSPYCEVFAFDAETTKLLDNKFTFNQKAHSVGLSAPKTFLITNPEQVLNFDFATDGSQYILKSIAYDSINRLALLKLPCAPATMAKYVHSLPISEENPWIMQEFLKGQEYCTHAVVREGKLMLYACSKSCDFLVNYEHDYNPAILDWVTRFVKALNLTGQICLDFIQAEDGTVYPIECNPRTSTCITMFHDQPKVVADAYLSSSASILKEPVQPLPDSKPTYWTFHELWRLITKVKSWQDLQYRLGIIFNGVDPVFHPRDPLPFLGVNHWQIPLLILNNVRQLKGWERIDFNIGKLVQLGGD, encoded by the coding sequence ATGCAATCAGGACAAACTATCCGCGAGCGAACTTTTGCTTCGCTTAAAAGCCTCGGTACTTTGACTTTACTTTTATTGGCTTTTCCGTTTTCTTTGAGCGTTGTTGTTGGTGCGCTGCTTTGGAGTTCGCTGACAAGCTTATTTCAAAAGCACCGCGTGCAGGTGAAACCCAAACGGATTTTGCTGACTGGTGCCAAAATGACAAAGTGCTTAACCTTGGCGCGATCATTTCATGCGGCTGGGCATCAGGTTTTCATGGTAGAAACCAAAAAATACTGGTTATCAGGCAATCAGTTTTCTAACTGCGTAGAAGCTTTATACACAGTTCCCGCACCACAACATGATGCTGAAGGCTACATTCAAGGATTATTGAACATTGTCAAGCAAGAAAAAATTGATATGTTCATTCCCGTATCTAGCCCAGTTGCTAGCTATTACGACTCCTTAGCAAAACCAGCATTGTCGCCTTACTGCGAGGTTTTTGCTTTTGACGCTGAAACAACAAAGTTACTAGACAACAAGTTCACTTTCAACCAAAAAGCGCATTCTGTCGGGTTGTCTGCACCGAAAACCTTCCTGATTACAAACCCAGAACAAGTCCTCAACTTCGACTTCGCCACTGACGGTAGCCAGTATATTCTCAAAAGCATTGCTTACGACTCGATTAACCGCCTAGCTTTGTTGAAATTGCCCTGCGCGCCCGCAACAATGGCGAAATACGTTCACAGTTTGCCAATCAGCGAAGAAAACCCCTGGATTATGCAGGAGTTTCTCAAAGGGCAAGAGTACTGTACTCACGCTGTCGTTCGAGAGGGAAAGCTGATGCTTTACGCGTGTTCCAAATCCTGCGACTTTTTAGTCAACTACGAACATGATTACAATCCAGCAATTCTCGATTGGGTAACACGCTTTGTTAAAGCCCTTAACTTGACAGGGCAAATTTGCTTGGACTTTATTCAAGCAGAAGATGGCACAGTGTATCCGATTGAATGCAATCCACGAACGAGTACTTGTATTACAATGTTCCACGACCAGCCAAAAGTAGTGGCAGATGCTTACCTCAGTAGTAGTGCGTCAATACTGAAAGAACCTGTGCAGCCTTTACCTGATAGTAAGCCGACTTATTGGACATTCCACGAGCTTTGGCGATTAATAACAAAAGTCAAATCTTGGCAAGATCTACAGTATCGGCTCGGTATTATTTTTAATGGCGTAGACCCAGTGTTTCATCCTCGCGATCCTCTACCGTTTCTGGGAGTCAACCACTGGCAAATTCCCCTGCTCATTCTCAACAATGTACGTCAACTGAAAGGCTGGGAACGCATTGACTTTAACATTGGCAAGCTGGTGCAGTTGGGAGGCGATTGA
- a CDS encoding methyltransferase yields the protein MTTTLAQKNMEAKKKVFGMIQAFWESQCLYVATRLDIFNILSEGSQSIETLAEKTATKAEKLYVILRALGHLGVLEEQPGKIFAATEVSDLLVTNAEPSIGHFAMHIIEPAQWDAWKELETCLHTGEVPFERANGKTVYEFTRDEDWSGDVFIKAMSFLTDHAVDALLDVFDFSRFGTVMDVGGGQGGLISKIVKRFGCKGMLFDLPYVTETAPAYIQKQGVAADAVQIVTGDVFEGLPTGADAIVMKYFLSSWKDEDALTILRHCREALPKHGKVVLLQCIVPDLGEPTVCPDGIIPSLFATQIMVAVPGGAWRTQKEYERLFTASGFQLENVVHTGTNLSALEFGLVD from the coding sequence ATGACAACAACACTTGCTCAAAAAAACATGGAAGCCAAAAAGAAAGTTTTTGGCATGATTCAAGCTTTCTGGGAAAGCCAGTGTTTATACGTAGCCACGCGCCTAGATATTTTTAATATATTGTCCGAAGGTTCACAAAGTATCGAAACGCTAGCAGAAAAAACTGCAACTAAAGCAGAAAAACTCTACGTTATTCTGCGTGCTTTGGGGCATTTAGGCGTTTTAGAAGAACAGCCCGGAAAAATTTTTGCTGCTACTGAAGTGTCCGATCTGCTGGTGACAAACGCCGAACCTTCGATTGGGCATTTTGCGATGCATATTATTGAACCCGCACAGTGGGATGCTTGGAAGGAGTTAGAAACGTGTTTACACACTGGTGAAGTGCCTTTTGAGCGTGCTAATGGCAAAACGGTTTATGAGTTTACGCGGGATGAAGACTGGAGTGGCGATGTTTTCATCAAAGCGATGAGTTTCTTAACCGATCATGCTGTTGATGCCTTGCTCGATGTTTTTGACTTTAGCCGCTTTGGTACAGTAATGGATGTTGGTGGCGGTCAAGGCGGGTTAATTTCTAAAATTGTCAAGCGCTTTGGCTGTAAAGGTATGTTATTTGATTTGCCTTATGTGACAGAAACAGCGCCTGCATATATACAAAAACAAGGTGTTGCGGCTGATGCTGTCCAAATCGTCACAGGGGATGTCTTTGAAGGGTTGCCAACTGGGGCGGATGCGATCGTGATGAAGTATTTTCTATCTTCGTGGAAAGATGAGGATGCTCTGACGATACTACGGCATTGTCGAGAAGCACTGCCAAAACACGGCAAGGTCGTTTTATTACAATGTATTGTTCCCGATTTAGGTGAACCGACAGTTTGTCCTGATGGTATTATTCCATCACTGTTTGCAACACAAATTATGGTGGCAGTTCCTGGCGGCGCGTGGCGTACTCAGAAGGAATATGAACGCTTGTTTACAGCGAGTGGTTTTCAGCTAGAGAATGTCGTGCATACGGGAACGAATCTCTCAGCACTGGAATTTGGTTTAGTTGATTAA
- the pgmB gene encoding beta-phosphoglucomutase, translating to MYCTIPQRDERVMDYSGWNIFETQFDPAQLHHKETLFTLGNGYLGTRGSFEEGYPNASTATMINGVYDDVPVMHTELVNCPDSLPLTVYIGSDRFCLNQGEILEYQRQLDLRWGIVSRDVLWRSPSGHTVKFHFERMISMADDHALVLYCQITPIDFTGAIALEASINGNIDNHGVKHWDWLEQGGSNNQAWLHQRCIHSGIELGMAFQLACSEATPIKFTGSPGTPTLTTSFQAQPGKTVTLEKIVTVFTSLEVSQPVAAAQERLASLPSYSTLLAAHGAVWDELWQDCDIAIAGDSTAQVAVRYNLFQLLAAAPRHNNRVSIPAKTLSGFAYRGHVFWDTEVFIVPFFTFTQPQIARNLLSYRYHTLEGARRKAQAAGYEGAMFAWESANTGDEVTPRWVFSPDGEPVRIWCGDIEVHINSDIAYAVWHYWQATRDDDWMQREGAEIILDTAVFWGSRVEWNSDRQRYEIRDVIGPDENHERVNNNTFTNRMAQWHLEIALTVYDWLQQHYPEKATELAQKLDIRPERIKRWSHIIRCMLVAQPTDTEVIEQFEGFFDLEDIDWHDYQWRTQSMQAILGVEGTNEKQILKQPDILMLLYLLRDQPLRTEMSAQQRRQLLQANWNYYTPRTDHTYGSSLGPAIHAILACELDDPAAAYEHFMRAALVDIKDVRGNAAEGIHAASAGGVWQAVIAGFAGVRLTEAGPVVERSHLPSNWTRLQFKLQWRQQWYKFDISPDAVLMTTHKPEASGMYSEEITQVRPNRTLSDRCPITPLRGVIFDLDGVLTDTSEYHYLAWKQLADEIGISFDRQANEQMRGLSRRDSLLHMLGDYAVSEAQLQEMMVRKNSYYEQLIQNLTPADLLPGALELLDELQAADIKVAIGSSSKNARLVCQRLGIAERLNAIADGYSVEHHKPAPNVFLYAAQQLGLQPHECLVVEDAGSGVAAGLAAGMWVLGLGPVERVGHAHLVRNNLAGLKWQQLVVDLEQSQMLVCRD from the coding sequence TTGTATTGTACGATACCCCAGCGAGATGAGCGAGTCATGGACTACAGCGGTTGGAATATTTTTGAAACTCAGTTCGATCCAGCACAATTGCACCACAAGGAGACACTGTTTACTTTAGGCAACGGTTATCTTGGTACACGCGGGAGCTTTGAAGAGGGCTACCCAAATGCCAGCACGGCAACTATGATTAACGGTGTATACGATGACGTTCCCGTGATGCATACGGAACTTGTCAACTGTCCTGATTCGTTGCCGTTAACAGTATACATAGGAAGCGATCGCTTTTGTTTGAATCAAGGCGAGATATTAGAATATCAGCGCCAGCTAGACTTACGCTGGGGGATCGTAAGCCGTGACGTCTTGTGGCGTAGTCCAAGTGGACATACTGTTAAGTTCCACTTTGAGCGGATGATTAGTATGGCAGACGATCACGCCTTAGTATTGTACTGCCAGATAACACCCATTGATTTTACTGGTGCGATCGCCCTCGAAGCAAGCATCAATGGCAACATCGATAACCACGGTGTCAAGCATTGGGATTGGCTCGAACAAGGCGGTAGCAACAATCAAGCGTGGTTACACCAACGCTGTATTCATTCGGGAATTGAGCTAGGGATGGCGTTTCAACTCGCGTGTTCGGAAGCAACCCCTATTAAATTCACTGGAAGCCCAGGCACCCCGACACTAACGACATCATTTCAGGCACAACCAGGGAAAACTGTCACTTTAGAAAAAATTGTTACAGTTTTTACTTCGCTGGAAGTAAGTCAACCCGTAGCTGCTGCGCAAGAACGGTTAGCAAGTTTACCGAGTTATTCAACTTTACTCGCAGCCCATGGCGCGGTATGGGATGAGTTATGGCAAGACTGCGATATTGCTATTGCTGGTGACTCCACCGCTCAAGTTGCAGTTCGTTACAATTTATTCCAACTGCTTGCAGCAGCACCAAGACACAACAACCGCGTGAGTATTCCAGCAAAAACGCTGTCTGGATTTGCGTATCGCGGACACGTCTTTTGGGATACGGAAGTCTTTATCGTTCCTTTCTTTACTTTCACGCAACCGCAAATCGCGCGCAACTTACTGTCTTATCGCTACCACACACTAGAAGGCGCAAGACGTAAGGCGCAAGCCGCAGGATATGAAGGCGCAATGTTTGCATGGGAAAGCGCGAATACAGGCGATGAAGTGACTCCACGTTGGGTATTTAGTCCTGATGGCGAACCTGTACGTATCTGGTGTGGTGATATTGAAGTTCATATCAATTCGGATATCGCTTACGCGGTTTGGCATTACTGGCAAGCAACACGCGATGATGATTGGATGCAACGCGAGGGAGCAGAAATTATACTTGATACCGCAGTATTTTGGGGTAGCCGCGTCGAATGGAACAGCGATCGCCAGCGTTATGAAATTCGCGATGTCATCGGTCCTGATGAAAACCACGAGCGTGTTAACAATAACACATTTACCAACCGCATGGCGCAGTGGCACTTGGAAATTGCGTTAACGGTATACGATTGGTTACAGCAACACTATCCAGAAAAGGCAACAGAGTTAGCGCAAAAGTTGGATATTCGACCGGAACGAATCAAGCGTTGGTCGCATATTATCCGATGTATGCTCGTGGCTCAACCTACAGACACAGAAGTTATCGAGCAATTTGAGGGCTTCTTTGACTTAGAAGATATCGACTGGCACGATTATCAGTGGCGTACGCAGTCGATGCAGGCGATTCTCGGCGTTGAAGGAACAAACGAAAAGCAAATTCTTAAACAGCCCGATATCTTGATGCTGTTATACCTGCTACGAGATCAGCCATTGCGGACTGAGATGAGTGCCCAGCAGCGGCGTCAGCTATTGCAAGCAAATTGGAATTACTATACCCCCCGCACCGATCACACTTACGGTTCTTCGCTAGGTCCTGCGATTCATGCGATTTTAGCGTGTGAATTAGACGATCCTGCTGCTGCTTACGAACATTTTATGCGAGCAGCGCTGGTAGACATCAAAGATGTGCGTGGTAATGCTGCGGAAGGCATTCATGCAGCTTCGGCGGGTGGCGTATGGCAAGCAGTTATTGCTGGTTTTGCAGGCGTGCGTTTAACCGAAGCGGGACCTGTTGTTGAGCGATCGCATTTACCATCGAACTGGACGCGTTTGCAGTTTAAGCTGCAATGGCGACAACAGTGGTACAAGTTTGACATCTCACCCGATGCCGTACTTATGACAACACACAAACCGGAAGCCTCAGGAATGTATTCTGAGGAGATAACTCAAGTCAGACCCAATCGTACACTCAGCGATCGCTGTCCCATAACTCCGTTGCGGGGCGTCATTTTTGACTTAGATGGTGTTTTAACCGACACGTCTGAGTATCATTATTTAGCCTGGAAGCAACTTGCCGATGAAATTGGGATTTCCTTTGATCGTCAAGCTAACGAGCAAATGCGGGGCTTGTCACGCCGTGATTCACTGTTACATATGTTAGGCGATTACGCCGTGAGTGAAGCCCAACTTCAGGAAATGATGGTACGAAAAAATAGCTACTACGAGCAGTTGATTCAAAATCTCACACCAGCAGATCTACTTCCAGGAGCACTTGAATTATTAGATGAATTGCAAGCTGCGGATATTAAAGTTGCGATCGGTTCATCGAGTAAAAACGCCCGCCTTGTGTGTCAACGCTTGGGAATTGCGGAACGCTTGAATGCGATCGCTGATGGCTATAGTGTTGAACATCATAAACCAGCCCCTAATGTCTTTCTGTATGCAGCCCAACAGTTAGGCTTGCAGCCCCACGAGTGCCTCGTTGTGGAAGACGCAGGTTCAGGAGTTGCAGCCGGATTAGCCGCCGGAATGTGGGTTTTGGGACTTGGACCCGTTGAACGCGTTGGTCATGCTCATCTAGTCCGCAATAACTTAGCTGGGCTAAAGTGGCAACAACTTGTAGTAGATCTAGAGCAATCTCAAATGCTTGTTTGTCGTGACTAG
- a CDS encoding amylo-alpha-1,6-glucosidase, whose amino-acid sequence MTPDTLMTTDKLDLDGRIFVPAHQLPIPEWPCVLSERPQPTLTVKDDDLFLVTDTLGNISGCVGVVDEQKASMGLFCNDTRFLSRLEMQIEGRSPVLLSSTADKGFLLSILCTNPTIEDRLNADALGIRREIALGGALFEEIEITNYSTSSVSFELSLSFDADFIDLFEIRGFRREKRGQLLRLAQPVSDRGDEALRDGAAAYRLSQQEELTLAYQGLDGLLMESRIQFQHLKPKLFKGYTAVWQMEIASHQTQKLGYRLQMFTHHQPTSTVSAPTTLVQAKAAELLEEQNWRQHITQIRSDKVIFNRTIERAEQDLYLLRQSIGKDFGNSKVVSAGVPWFSALFGRDSLITASQTLMLNPAIARETLVILAAYQGKVEDEWREEEPGKILHELRMGEMARCQEVPHTPYYGTIDATPLWLMLYAEYYAWTHDNETLEQLWSNALAAMEWIDRNCQKNGYLSYFRTSRRGLVNQGWKDSGDCIVDRHGHLATGPIALCEVQAYVYAAKIRLAEIARMKKRIDLADRWQDDANRLKERFNRDFWMVDQDYCALALDGEGKQVDSITSNPGHCLHLGILTPEKAYSVAERLRAPDMFNGWGIRTLSSLSPAYNPMGYHIGSVWPHDNSMIAMGVRSLGLIDQALELSQSILEMTQRQPYQRPPELFCGYERTNDNDPVQYPVACSPQAWATGSIFQLLQMMVNLVPDTKNNCLRIIDPALPEAINTLSIHNLRVGPTLLDLEFERSGNTTACRVAKKRGNLRVVIEA is encoded by the coding sequence ATGACACCAGATACGCTGATGACAACCGATAAACTCGATCTGGATGGAAGAATTTTTGTTCCAGCACATCAGTTACCTATTCCTGAATGGCCTTGTGTGTTAAGTGAACGACCGCAACCAACGCTGACAGTCAAAGATGACGATTTATTTCTAGTTACTGATACGCTTGGAAATATTTCTGGCTGTGTGGGTGTCGTTGATGAGCAAAAAGCTAGTATGGGGCTATTTTGCAACGATACTCGCTTTCTCAGTCGGTTAGAGATGCAAATCGAAGGGCGATCGCCTGTTCTTCTCAGCAGTACCGCTGATAAAGGCTTTTTGCTTTCCATCTTGTGTACTAATCCGACAATTGAAGACCGTCTAAACGCTGATGCACTAGGAATTCGCCGCGAGATTGCGCTAGGAGGCGCACTGTTTGAAGAAATCGAAATCACAAATTACAGTACCAGTTCGGTCAGCTTTGAACTGAGTCTCAGCTTTGACGCTGATTTTATTGATTTATTTGAAATTCGGGGGTTTCGGCGGGAAAAACGCGGTCAATTGCTACGTCTGGCGCAACCGGTTAGCGATCGTGGCGATGAAGCCTTGCGTGACGGTGCAGCTGCTTACCGTTTGAGTCAACAAGAAGAACTGACTTTAGCTTATCAAGGCTTAGATGGGTTACTGATGGAATCGCGCATTCAGTTCCAGCATCTCAAGCCAAAGCTTTTTAAAGGTTATACCGCAGTTTGGCAGATGGAAATAGCTTCGCACCAAACGCAGAAGTTAGGCTATCGGCTACAAATGTTTACCCATCACCAACCAACTTCTACAGTGAGCGCGCCGACGACTCTCGTGCAGGCAAAAGCAGCTGAGTTACTAGAAGAGCAAAATTGGCGACAACACATTACGCAAATTCGCTCAGACAAAGTCATTTTTAACCGTACCATCGAACGCGCTGAACAAGATCTATATCTCTTACGACAGTCAATCGGGAAAGATTTTGGTAACAGCAAAGTTGTCTCAGCAGGAGTTCCCTGGTTCTCGGCATTGTTTGGTCGAGACTCGCTGATTACGGCGTCGCAAACATTAATGTTAAACCCTGCGATCGCCCGCGAAACACTCGTAATTCTCGCAGCTTACCAAGGTAAAGTAGAAGACGAGTGGCGCGAAGAAGAACCAGGTAAGATTTTGCATGAGCTACGTATGGGCGAAATGGCGCGTTGCCAAGAAGTTCCCCATACCCCCTACTACGGCACAATCGATGCAACTCCTTTATGGTTGATGCTCTACGCAGAATACTATGCTTGGACACACGACAATGAAACGCTAGAGCAACTGTGGTCGAATGCGCTAGCCGCGATGGAGTGGATCGACCGCAATTGTCAAAAAAACGGATACCTCAGCTACTTCCGAACTTCCCGACGCGGTTTAGTTAACCAAGGCTGGAAAGATTCGGGTGACTGTATTGTAGATCGTCATGGACACTTAGCAACCGGACCAATTGCACTTTGCGAAGTCCAAGCTTATGTTTATGCAGCAAAAATCCGCTTGGCAGAAATTGCCCGTATGAAAAAGCGGATCGACTTAGCAGATCGCTGGCAAGACGATGCAAATCGCTTGAAAGAGCGATTCAACCGTGACTTTTGGATGGTTGATCAAGATTACTGTGCTTTAGCTTTAGACGGCGAAGGCAAACAAGTTGATAGTATTACTTCTAATCCTGGTCATTGTCTACACCTGGGAATTCTCACCCCTGAAAAAGCGTATAGTGTAGCCGAACGCTTACGCGCACCGGATATGTTTAATGGATGGGGCATTCGCACTTTGAGTAGTTTGTCGCCAGCCTATAATCCGATGGGGTATCACATCGGTTCAGTTTGGCCGCATGATAATTCGATGATTGCGATGGGCGTGCGATCGCTCGGATTAATCGATCAAGCGCTCGAACTTTCTCAAAGTATTCTTGAGATGACGCAACGTCAACCGTATCAACGTCCACCTGAATTGTTTTGCGGCTACGAACGCACGAACGATAACGATCCCGTACAGTATCCAGTCGCGTGTTCGCCGCAGGCTTGGGCGACAGGTAGTATCTTTCAGTTACTACAAATGATGGTCAACCTTGTTCCTGATACTAAAAACAATTGCTTACGGATCATTGACCCTGCTTTACCCGAAGCGATTAATACTTTATCAATACACAATTTGCGCGTTGGTCCTACTTTACTTGATTTAGAATTTGAGCGATCAGGCAATACAACTGCGTGCCGCGTTGCTAAGAAACGCGGTAATTTGCGAGTTGTGATTGAAGCTTAA
- a CDS encoding glycosyltransferase family 4 protein — MLCQVQANYTGVKFNASSVNDPVIGAYLVMKIAQVAPLWERVPPFRYGGIELIVSLLTDELVRRGHEVTLFASGDSITTAHLMSVHEQALRLDPSIREPGIYEQLMLSDVYSSAHHFDIIHSHVGCAALPYTHFVKTPTVHTMHGIFTPDNEKMFRRFAWQPYISISEAQREPRLGLNYIHTVYNGIDTAAYPFQPTPAQPAYLAFVGRLSPEKGPLQAIQIARAAGLPLKMAGKIDAVDRDFYREKIESEIDGEQIQYLGEVSHEQKVELLRGATVTLFPITWREPFGLVMIESMATGTPVIGMGLGSVPEVIAHGKTGFVCHSLEKMIEAIPAAMKLNRQTCRDYVVNHFSVQSMTDEYEKAFQMVLS; from the coding sequence GTGCTTTGTCAAGTACAAGCAAATTATACTGGCGTTAAGTTTAATGCCAGTTCAGTTAATGATCCTGTTATTGGTGCATACCTAGTAATGAAAATTGCCCAAGTTGCTCCTTTATGGGAGCGCGTTCCGCCCTTTCGCTATGGTGGTATCGAACTCATTGTCAGTTTATTGACTGATGAGTTGGTTCGCCGTGGTCATGAAGTAACTTTGTTTGCCTCTGGTGACTCGATTACAACGGCACATTTAATGTCAGTACATGAGCAAGCTTTGCGGCTTGATCCGAGTATTCGAGAGCCAGGAATTTATGAACAACTGATGTTGTCTGACGTTTATAGCTCAGCGCATCACTTTGATATCATTCATTCACACGTAGGCTGTGCAGCGCTGCCGTATACTCATTTTGTCAAAACGCCGACTGTACACACAATGCACGGTATCTTTACACCTGATAATGAAAAAATGTTTCGGCGATTTGCTTGGCAACCGTACATTAGTATCAGTGAGGCACAACGCGAACCTCGCTTAGGTTTAAACTACATTCATACGGTTTATAACGGCATTGATACCGCGGCTTATCCCTTTCAACCTACACCAGCACAACCCGCATATCTTGCGTTTGTTGGCAGACTTTCCCCAGAAAAAGGACCACTGCAAGCGATTCAAATTGCGCGTGCTGCTGGTTTACCATTAAAAATGGCGGGCAAGATTGATGCTGTTGACCGCGATTTTTACCGAGAAAAAATAGAGTCAGAAATTGATGGCGAGCAGATTCAGTATTTAGGTGAAGTTTCTCACGAGCAGAAAGTAGAATTGCTACGTGGAGCTACAGTAACGCTATTTCCCATCACCTGGCGCGAACCCTTTGGCTTGGTGATGATCGAGTCTATGGCAACAGGTACACCTGTCATTGGTATGGGACTGGGTTCGGTGCCTGAAGTAATCGCGCATGGAAAAACTGGCTTCGTCTGCCATTCTTTGGAAAAAATGATTGAGGCGATTCCAGCGGCAATGAAACTTAATCGCCAAACTTGCCGCGATTATGTTGTCAACCACTTTAGCGTTCAGTCTATGACGGATGAGTACGAAAAAGCGTTTCAAATGGTATTGTCTTGA